Below is a genomic region from Triticum dicoccoides isolate Atlit2015 ecotype Zavitan chromosome 5A, WEW_v2.0, whole genome shotgun sequence.
GGCTGGAATAGATTCATCACAGGATCAGGGTTTAAGAATTTAATTGACTAATTTGTATATTTAACGGTTTATTTCCAAAGCATTTTATTGAATTATTAAATGTTCTATGAATTCACTCAAACTCAACCAAAGTTACTCGGAGCTAACACATGAATGTAAACATTGTGTTAGATTCAGTTCGTAATGGATCAGTTTACCCATAACAGCACCCCAAAAATGGGACACAAATTTGATCAGAAACAGGCCAATTTGCACAAATAGGTTTGGTCATGCTACATGTCATAACTATCAATCACACACTATTACTTGTAAATCCTAGCTGTTACTTGTAATCTATCCTGATGTTAATGTAACAATATTAGACCACTGAAGTAGATCTAGAGTACACCTATGATTATGAGCTTTACAAAGATCAGGCTTACACATCAGGCGGACAAATGTTCAAGAGTGTACCTTGTATAAATTACTACTATTCCACATGACTATATCATAgctcttaggccttgtacaatgggaggtgcttagagagatgcttagaaaaataaaccggatttttctgaagcaccggtgcctatttctacaggagagacgcttagttaagcgtctatcctgtatAAATAAGCACCGATGCTTAAGAAACGTccggtttatttctctaagcacctcccctaagcatctcccattgtacaaggccttagatgGCCTACTGCATTGACCTGTCAGTTTATAGCCAGCCAAAAAACCCAGTAGAACATCTATATAGCATAGGAGCCATATGGAACTAGAATAATAGTATAATGTTTGATTGCAGGTACGTATGATTGCTTTTGGTTTCCTCCAAAAAAGTAACATCACTATAATGTGGAGGTGCCACTTGCCACACGATGTGCTTGCAATAGTTACCCGATTCGTGATTCGTTCGGTTCACTATTCGCAATTCGCTAACTCATACGAATTGCATTGTTATGGGGTATACATCTCCGATTCACAAATCGGAGACTGGCTTCGCGAATTCGTTATTTCCAATTCGCAACATGGGAGTATAATAGACATAATAAAACAATAAAGATTTTTTCTAGTaagcacatactccctccgtccgaaaatacttgtcatcaaaatggataaaaagagatggatctagaactaaaatacgtctagatacatcctcttttatccattttgatgacaagtatttccggacggagggagtactatttaacaACTGTAGAAGATCACAGAAtcaaattgttttttttttgaggtcaCAGAATCACATactaaaggcaagttctacaggacggcgattcgacccgcaatgttgtatggcgctgagtgttggccgactaaaaggcggcaTGTTCAACAGCTAGGTGTGgcagagatgcgtatgttgagatggatgtgtggccacacgaggaaggatcgagtccggaatgatgatatacgagatagagttggggtagcaccaattgaagagaagcttgctcAACATCGTCTGACATGGTTCTGGCATATTTAGcggaggcctccagaagctccagtgcatagcggacggctaaagcgtgcggagaatgtcaagagaggtcggagTAGACCGAATTTGATATGggagtccgtaaagagagatctgaaggattggagtatcaccaaagaactagctatggacaggggtgcgtggaagcttgctatccatgtgcccaaACGAGCAGTCTGCTATTCAGTAGTACTCCCGCAGTCCCACTGTTGCGGCGCCATGGGCGCCGACCCACCATCTCAGCACGGCTGCAGCCTTCTCTCGCCCTTCCTCCACATCTGCCAACTTCCAAGATTGGCTTCCCATccaccccgactccaactccagctTCCTCACAGCAAGGATCAGCCGCTGCAGCCTGCTCATCTCCTATGCTTCCACCGTTGTCTCGTCCACggccaaggagaatcccatccctCCGCCCCGTGTATTCCCTGTGTACATCGATGTGCTGCAGGGCTGTGTTTTCGCTTCAGTTCGACGAACCAGGCACGGATTCGGATCGACCAGAGTGAGTTCAAACCCCGGTCTGGATCAATCGATCGGGATCAGGGTTCGAAGCCTCTTTTAGCGAATTTGGTAACTATGTTGtataatattttaatcttctcaCAATTCTCATGGGATACTTGGGTAAGATCAAATGGTTTCTCATCCCCCTTTTTTCTTTAACTTTCTGTTGAATAATATTGTAAAGCCACTAACTTTTTTATTTGCAACTAGTACATTCATAGCATGTACATAGATATAATAAATCCAACAAATTCATCAAAAGTTTACCTCTGTTCTTTTGTAACTTCCAATGAGGAGCAGCTTGTCTTCAATAAGTGCACTAGTTATTATCACCTGTAGAACGATAGCAGTCAAACACATTCATGAATTAGTAATTGTATATTTGCATTAGCAGCATTTTAAATGAAGAAACATGGAACGAGGATAGTTGGTCATAGGGCCAACAGTGACTCCGTGTAGCACATCAATACTTTTATTGGTTTATCTAGCAATCTTATAAGCCTGTAAGGGACAAACCTTCCGCGGTCCAGCACTGTGCAGGGTattgcaagctttcaagccatcTTGTTCGGAGGTAattctgcatgtacacattcaaatAGGAAAGAAAACAAATATTTGACCAATGTATGAGAGTACCAAAAAAATGATTTTGTCTGTGTATAGATTTATTGTTATTGTCAAATAAGCATGAAAAAGATATTTCATGCAGAAACTAAGCCATATGCCCTCACCGAAGTATACCAGTTTACAGAATGCCCACTACAGCCCCCCcatcccaccccaccccacccacccATCCTTTAGTTCTTACGCATCACCTGTATATAGGTCACCCAGTTGTGACTGAATTTCAAATCATTGCACCCTAACCCACACATTGCCCCTTGAGTTAAAGATTAACTATAGAACCCAAAAAATGGTAGAAAAAATTGGACTACTCAGGCCAAAATTAGCAGTATATTTTTTTTCCTGGAAGTGCTAAATTCGAATTTATATGGAATCTGATACAGAACAGAAGTATGGCGGATTGACGGGGTATATGACAATAAAGAGATTAGCTCTCATTTTCCTTTTCCAAAAAGAATAGAATGAATACCTTAATCCTGTGAGTAGTTCAACTTCAAATTGGTTTGGTGTAAGCATTGAAGCAACTGGGACAACCTGGAGATTATTTGATGAGAAAAAAGAATACATTACGATGAGCACAGAGCATTATGAGCATTAAACACATTTGAAATTACACTGTCCTATCATGTAATTTCCATGCCATAGCTCAATGAGTAAATGGGAGAAGTTAATTGAACGAAACACAGAACACACTGCGCATGACTGTTCGACTAACTTCTAAAGGGGAAAGGAGATGCAGCTGCCTATATGTACTGTTTTATTGAAAAAATGTAAACCTTCAGTCTAGGGAATGGATTTGCTTATTGAAGAGTAATGGATACTGGAGTACAGTAAAAATTGCAGGGTCTTTTTTTGGTAACATGCTAACTAGCCTTACAATAAGTAATTCCCAGCATTTTTTATATCATAAAAGATAACTTTAGCAAGTTGAAATGGGCTAAATCACCTTCTCCTGATAAACAGATACTAAATCCTGAGGAACATATAGTTTGCCTTCATCACCTAGAACCGGGTCGCAAACTGCAGAGCGTTTGTGGACATGCATTAGCAAATTCTATTTAGAATTTGTTTATGACATAATTCCCCATAAGATTTTGTACAACAGAACTGACCATATAGATAATGGAGGTGAGAAAAGGTTACCGTATATAAGATCAGGATTGACCGATCGTAATTTGTCGACGACTTGTAGCACTGTATTTAAAAAGGAAACAGAGCCGATGTAACCTGAATACCAAGAAATAGCATGTTACTTCGACAAAATAAACAAATAGCGTGTTGTTTTGTGTATAAAGCATTATGTTTGATTAAAAAGAGATGATGATTAATGGTCTGCCATTGAAGACCAATCAACTTGCTTTTTTCATGAAGGATGGGAAATCCCAAATTGAAGAAGTCGTAATGGTCATTCACCTGTTAAcaaatgtgtatagtgcaataattCATTTTCCTCCAGTCCTTCAATAAGATCCCACAGCTGATTGCCATTGAGAACCTGTCCTCTAAATTTTGGGTATCCTGAGATAACACATAGTGGAAAATATTTAGGCGTGCCAGACATATTGCACATTTTACCGAATAGCCCAATTATATACCTGTATGATTAGAAAACTGTACAGAGTTTATCGGATCCACATCAAAACCAAGGAGTTGCAACGGAAAGACAGCAGATTTGTTGCCAACGTAGCCCTAAATTAAGGAAAAGCAGCATGAGTAGAGGACATAAATAAATCAAATCAAACATAAGGTTTTCAGTAATTTACTAGTACTCCTGATTTCCGAAACAATGCTGTGCACAGTTATTATTGTACACTTAAGCAATCCCCAAGTATGATCATATGTATGCCATACAACAACTGCATTCACCAGTAAGCAACCACACGACTTGGTGACACTACACAACGGGAGACAATCATGATGATGGTGTGCAAGCAGCACGGCACGCATGCATGTCTgatatgaattgaataataaaaataataattca
It encodes:
- the LOC119299313 gene encoding pyridoxal kinase — protein: MLAAAAVPPLPPLPRSCASWRRWIPSTPFSSRDGPGWRRGTSGGAVHPAMARPPILSVALPSDTGRVLSIQSHTVQGYVGNKSAVFPLQLLGFDVDPINSVQFSNHTGYPKFRGQVLNGNQLWDLIEGLEENELLHYTHLLTGYIGSVSFLNTVLQVVDKLRSVNPDLIYVCDPVLGDEGKLYVPQDLVSVYQEKVVPVASMLTPNQFEVELLTGLRITSEQDGLKACNTLHSAGPRKVIITSALIEDKLLLIGSYKRTEEQPPEQFKIEIPKIPAYFTGTGDLTTALLLGWSNKYPDNLEKAAELAVSSLQALLRRTVEDYKRAGFDPSSSSLEIRLIQSQDEIRNPQVTCNAVKYK